From Aspergillus chevalieri M1 DNA, chromosome 4, nearly complete sequence, a single genomic window includes:
- a CDS encoding uncharacterized protein (COG:E;~EggNog:ENOG410Q22P;~InterPro:IPR004841;~PFAM:PF13520,PF00324;~TransMembrane:10 (i21-49o61-83i95-115o176-197i209-226o232-253i274-293o299-324i345-369o381-399i);~go_component: GO:0016020 - membrane [Evidence IEA];~go_process: GO:0055085 - transmembrane transport [Evidence IEA]), whose translation MTTYKPVHGGFIRQCAEYVEPAFGFAVGINFWFSWVICIPAEITAAVSVLEFWPETTSVPLAAYITIFLVAITLANVFGVRLYGHVEYVMSFIKCLAIFAVIFFMFIMTSGGIPATNGPIEFRYWKNPGAFNNGIKGIAKAFVQALFSFGGGEHIAIIAGEAKEPRKTVRNAVNPIFWRMATFFVVNIWLVGMCVPYDDEDLINGSGTLGSPFVIAIERAGVMWFAHVTNGFIFLTVISCGITSAYIASRSLAALADLSIIHPFFGRKDTVGRPYVSLPISIVLGGGLCYLNCSNQGAVVYGWFSDLVGISTLFQWAGIFISHIRFRRGLKAQGMDYHSLPFRDFVAPYAQYLALVVVVFIAGCEFYLACFPFGEKGSVKSFFSSYIAAPLFFLDYFTYKFYFKSKFVRASEMDFKEAFAFDEEDRLRAAMTDRNEQDGPKSKLMKRLKYFTLG comes from the exons ATGACCACGTACAAGCCCGTCCACGGTGGCTTTATCCGCCAGTGTGCCGAATACGTCGAGCCTGCATTTGGTTTTGCAGTTGGTATCAATTTCTGGTTCAGC TGGGTTATATGCATCCCAGCCGAAATCACCGCCGCCGTATCAGTGCTTGAGTTCTGGCCGGAAACAACTTCCGTGCCTTTGGCAGCGTATATTACTATCTTCCTGGTAGCAATCACTCTCGCAAACGTATTTGGGGTTCGTCTCTATGGCCATGTTGAGTATGTCATGTCGTTCATCAAATGCTTGGCCATTTTTGCAGTCATATTCTTCATGTTTATCATGACATCTGGCGGCATTCCTGCCACAAACGGGCCAATAGAGTTTCGCTACTGGAAGAACCCTGGTGCATTTAACAATGGCATTAAAGGTATTGCCAAAGCGTTCGTCCAGGCTCTCTTTAGCTTTGGAGGAGGTGAGCATATCGCTATAATTGCTGGGGAGGCCAAGGAGCCAAGAAAGACGGTCCGCAACGCCGTTAATCCTATATTTTGGCGAATGGCCACCTTTTTTGTGGTCAATATCTGGCTCGTCGGAATGTGCGTACCAtacgatgatgaagatctcATCAATGGTAGTGGTACCTTGGGGAGCCCCTTCGTCATTGCCATTGAAAGGGCCGGAGTGATGTGGTTCGCGCATGTCACCAATGGGTTTATCTTCCTCACCGTCATCAGCTGTGGGATCACGAGCGCCTATATTGCCAGTCGTAGTCTGgctgctttggctgactTGTCTATTATCCACCCATTTTTCGGTCGGAAGGATACAGTGGGTCGACCGTATGTGTCCTTGCCTATCAGTATTGTTCTGGGAGGAGGTCTCTGTTACCTCAACTGTAGCAACCAGGGGGCTGTTGTATACGGATGGTTCTCGGATTTG GTAGGCATATCGACGCTCTTCCAGTGGGCAGGTATCTTTATCTCTCACATCCGGTTCCGAAGGGGCTTGAAAGCTCAAGGCATGGATTACCACTCCCTTCCCTTCCGGGATTTCGTGGCACCGTATGCTCAATACCTGGCATTGGTAGTCGTAGTGTTCATCGCCGGCTGCGAATTTTACCTTGCCTGTTTCCCATTTGGTGAGAAGGGGTCCGTGAAGAGCTTCTTCTCGTCATACATCGCAGCacctcttttttttcttgattATTTCACATACAAG TTCTATTTCAAATCCAAGTTTGTTCGAGCATCCGAGATGGACTTTAAGGAAGCCTTTGCATTTGACGAAGAAGACCGACTGAGAGCCGCAATGACGGATCGGAATGAGCAGGATGGTCCGAAATCGAAACTGATGAAGCGACTCAAATATTTCACACTTGGGTGA
- a CDS encoding putative 2-haloalkanoic acid dehalogenase (COG:E;~EggNog:ENOG410PKRR;~InterPro:IPR036412,IPR023198,IPR023214,IPR006439;~PFAM:PF00702;~go_function: GO:0016787 - hydrolase activity [Evidence IEA]): protein MSANKNVVFDVVGTLVSYDRIYNAIDTRLGPKLREHSVQPSFLGYTWVEVAEREYTYLSVSGAYTPYATIFEKIFHRMLYQAGIADPASVGTDEDLAYIMQEYANLDLRPGALECVQNLQDAGFTVWALTAGDLNRVGAYLRNAGVEMPSENLLSCDTAGVGKPDPGAYRPLLERLRTEGEEKPWFAAAHMWDVSAARRTGFKGAYCTVYEKQPLPELFGEMEVTADSLPEMAAGIIASGG from the exons ATGTCAGCCAACAAAAACGTCGTATTCGACGTCGTAGGAACCCTCGTCTCCTACGACCGCATTTACAACGCCATCGACACCCGTCTAGGCCCCAAACTCCGCGAACATAGCGTCCAACCATCCTTTCTAGGCTACACCTGGGTCGAAGTCGCCGAACGAGAATACACTTATCTCAGCGTATCAGGCGCCTACACCCCCTACGCCACCATCTTCGAAAAGATATTCCACCGCATGCTCTACCAAGCCGGCATTGCTGACCCCGCGTCTGTCGGCACAGACGAGGACCTCGCGTATATCATGCAGGAATACGCGAATCTAGACCTTCGCCCTGGAGCGCTGGAATGCGTACAGAATCTTCAGGACGCCGGGTTTACGGTTTGGGCGCTCACGGCCGGTGATTTAAATCGGGTCGGTGCGTATCTGCGTAATGCGGGTGTTGAGATGCCCTCGGAGAATCTCCTATCGTGTGATACGGCTGGTGTTGGGAAGCCGGATCCCGGGGCGTATCGGCCGTTGTTGGAAAGATTGAGGACGGAGGGTGAGGAGAAGCCGTGGTTTGCGGCGGCGCATATGTGGGATGTTTCTGCGGCGAGGCGGACGGG ATTCAAAGGGGCGTATTGCACTGTGTATGAGAAGCAGCCACTTCCGGAGTTGTTTGGGGAGATGGAGGTGACTGCCGATAGTTTACCGGAAATGGCAGCAGGGATTATTGCATCTGGGGGTTAA
- a CDS encoding polyamine acetyltransferase (COG:K;~EggNog:ENOG410PJFM;~InterPro:IPR000182,IPR016181;~PFAM:PF13673,PF13508,PF00583;~go_function: GO:0008080 - N-acetyltransferase activity [Evidence IEA]) encodes MAEHTDRPAETIPEVDPADFKPASNVEEFSLPMTADDIARMDPRLGMAMASGLPLEDADEDDEDEDMDEGYVAVDHDDTIDFSWFRRPPVHHRTQLDELHPFVQVLSVSNVDDCVQVENALPEPERCSREKFLYRLNKCPELCLGLFTLPLIQEGEPKPRATLVGHVIATRSSAPRVTDNSMQMPANWRNERVTVEDGETIGHDEYSNTIAVHSLAVLPEHQNKQVGTTLMKSYIQRIKEAAIADRIVLIAHDNLVPFYQELGFENRGPSECKYGGGGWYDMSLELADSYLYC; translated from the exons ATGGCAGAGCACACGGACAGACCAGCAGAGACCATTCCCGAGGTCGATCCCGCCGATTTCAAGCCGGCGTCGAATGTGGAAGAATTTTCGTTGCCGATGACCGCTGATGATATCGCTCGAATGGACCCGCGTCTCGGGATGGCCATGGCCTCGGGCCTACCTCTCGAAGATGccgatgaagacgacgaggacgaagatATGGATGAGGGCTACGTTGCTGTCGACCATGATGATACCATTGATTTCTCCTGGTTCCGCCGCCCACCAGTGCACCACCGCACCCAGTTGGATGAATTGCACCCGTTCGTGCAGGTCCTGTCCGTATCCAACGTCGACGATTGTGTCCAAGTGGAGAATGCTCTCCCAGAACCTGAGCGTTGCTCTCGCGAAAAA TTCCTATACCGCCTTAACAAATGCCCCGAACTCTGCTTAGGTCTCTTTACTCTTCCGCTTATCCAGGAGGGAGAGCCGAAACCTCGCGCGACATTGGTGGGGCATGTTATCGCCACTCGGTCCTCGGCTCCTCGTGTGACAGACAACTCCATGCAGATGCCCGCCAACTGGAGGAACGAACGGGTGACCGTTGAAGATGGAGAGACAATTGGTCATGATGAATACAGCAACACCATTGCTGTGCACTCGCTTGCGGTGCTCCCAGAGCACCAAAACAAACAAGTCGGTACCACTTTGATGAAGTCCTACATTCAGCGGATCAAAGAAGCCGCCATTGCCGATCGTATTGTCCTCATTGCACACGACAACCTAGTGCCTTTCTACCAGGAATTGGGGTTCGAGAACCGTGGACCTAGCGAGTGCAAGTATGGCGGCGGAGGTTGGTATGATATG TCACTGGAACTTGCGGATAGTTATCTATATTGTTAA